Sequence from the Deltaproteobacteria bacterium genome:
CTGGGCGAGGCCGCCGAGATGCTCGACCACTACGGTGAGAACGGCACCCTGTACGCCGGCGGCACCGAGCTGCTGCTGGCCATGCGCCACGACCTGCTGCGCTACGAGCACCTGATCGACATCAAGGCCGTGGCCGGCCTCGACGGCATCGAGCGCCGGGACGGCCACCTGCACATCGGCGCCGGCGCCACCCACCGGACCATCGAGCGCTCCGCCGTGGTGCGGGAGCTGCTGCCGGTGATGGCCGACATGGAAGCCAACGTCGCCAACGTGCGCGTGCGCGCCACCGGCACCCTGGGCGGAAACCTCTGCTTCGCCGAACCTCACTCGGACCCCGCCACCCTGTTGCTGGCCCTGGAAGGAACAGCGCAAGCCCAAGGCAAGGCCGGCGAGCGGACCCTCGCCATGGACGAGCTTATCGCCGGGGCCTACGACAACTCCCTGGGCCAGGACGAGGTGCTGACCGGTGTGGATGTGCCGCTGCTCGGACCGACGCAGCGCGCCGCCTACCTGAAGTTCCAGGTGCACGAGCGCCCGTTGCTGGGTCTGGCGCTGCTCCTCGACCTGAGCGAGGACGGCGGCGAGATCCGCGCCGCCCGCTGCGCCGTGGGGTGCGTGAGCCCCACCCCGTGCCGATCCAGCGCCGCCGAGACGCTCATCGCCGGCCCCGCGGACGCCGCCGGTGAACGGCTCCAGCAGGCCGCCGACGCCCTCGCCGACGAAGCCGCGCTCACCGACGACCGCGAAGGCAGCGCCGAATACAAGCGCCACCTCATCGGCGTGCTGCTGCGCCGCGGCGCCGGAAAATGCCTCGACGCGAACGGGTGAGCGCCGCGACCGCGGGAAACACCCGCAGCGACAGGCCATCGCGGCAACACCCCCTAACCCCCGAAGAGTCATTCCCGCGGATGCGGGAATCCAGGGGTGGGGAGGGGCTTCCGTCATGCGTTTTCCCGCTCCCCTGATCCCCGGAACCCTCGTCGAGCGTTACAAGCGCTTTCTCGCCGACGTGCGCCTGGACGACGGCACTCTCGTGACCGCCCACTGCACCAACACCGGCAGCATGCTCGGTTGCAATGCCCCGGGCAGCCGGGTCTATCTCTCCGAACAGCACGGGAAGAACCGCAAGCTCCCCTACACCTGGGAATTGATCCGCGTGGGACGCACCCTCGTGGGCATCAACACCCTGGCCGCCAACCGGCTGGCGCGGGAAGGGATCGAGCGCGGCGTGATCCGGGAGTTGCAGGGCTACGAGCGGCTGCGCGCCGAGGTGCCGACGCGGCCGGGGTCGCGGCTGGACTTCCTCCTGGAGAGCGCGGGAGAGCAGTGCTACGTGGAGGTCAAGAACGTCACGCTGGTGGTGGACCGCATCGCCGCGTTCCCGGATGCGGTCAGCGAACGCGGCACCAAGCACCTGAAGGAGCTGATGCGCTTGCGCCGCCGCGGCCAACGCGCCGTGCTGCTGTTCGTCATCCAAAGGACGGACGTCCAGTCCCTCCGTCCCGCGGACGAGATCGATGCCGAATACGGTCGCTGGCTGCGCCGCGCGGCCAAGGCCGGCGTGGAGATCTTTCCCTACCGCGCCAAGGTCACGTCTCGAGGTATCGTCCTCAAGGAAGCCGTGCCGCTACGGATCTAGTGTGGTGTCTCACAAATAGCTTGATGAATCCGCGGGTCCCCGCGCCTTCACCGCGTTTCGCTCTCCGGCGGCGGCTGGTTCCCCGGTGAAAGGGCCTGGAATATGCCGATGAAGTTGCCGCTGGCACCGTCCCCTTCTTCGAACGTGACATCGTTGAGACCGACGATGAGCCTGGGATTGCCGTCCGCGTCCGGGACGTTCGAGAATTGCCCGGCCCACGATCCGCTTGACTCCGTCACGTTCCGTTCGGCATGCGTCACCGCGACGTCCATGCCCTCGAAAGTCCCGTCGGTGTTGAAGGGCGTGGCTCCGATGTGGACTTGGTAGTCCGTGGGCGGAACCGCCGGTGGGCGCCATCGCCATCCCAATATCCCGTACAAGTAGAGCCGCTGCGTCTCGATGTCTCCAATGCAGCCGACGCAACCGCTGATGGTCTCGTTCGAGAAGTCCGCCGCGAGATTGATGAAGGCGTTGTACTCGTACTCCTCCAACTCGCCGTCCGATTGCTGGTAACGATAGACACCCCCCGTGGTGCCCAGATAGACGGCTTGCCCCTCTACCGGCAGGTCCGGAGGCTTCGACAGGTCGAGTTCCGGGCCATCCATGAACACGCCGGTTTCCGCCTCGTTCCGGTTCCGGAAAGAGACATCCGGTGGAAGGTGGAGCCACCACCCGGCCGAGAGGTAGTCGGCCGGATCGTCCCGGTTCCAACTGACCAGCGCGTAGGCGAACGTTCTGCCGTCGTCCGCATTGTCGGTAAGCTGCCATGCTCGGCTCGAGAAGCCGGGAAGGACCGGCGGTGGAAGGCGATACGAGGTCGAGTAATTTTGATGCAGCCTGGTATCGAGAGTCCTCGTCGCACCGTTCTCCGGCGTGAACTCGAAGCTGAACACTCCGTCCTCGAACGTCGTGTTTGTCTTGAACCGCTTCTGCGCCTCGGTCAGCTCGATCTCCTTCATCCTCGGACCGTCACCCAGGCACCCGGCCACGATCAAGGGAAGAACGACACCCGCAACGAACACGAACCATTTCACGGTGGAGTCTCCTCTCGTCTCCTTGCGCGGAATTTCCTTGGGCGTCGGACTCCGCATTGCGCCCGTCCGCCTCAACCCAAGCTCTCGATGAATCCGGCAACGGCCCGATTGAACTGCTCGGGCTGTTCCCGGTAGCAGAAGTGGCCGGCCTTGTTGATGACGTGCAACTGCGCGTT
This genomic interval carries:
- the sfsA gene encoding DNA/RNA nuclease SfsA, with translation MRFPAPLIPGTLVERYKRFLADVRLDDGTLVTAHCTNTGSMLGCNAPGSRVYLSEQHGKNRKLPYTWELIRVGRTLVGINTLAANRLAREGIERGVIRELQGYERLRAEVPTRPGSRLDFLLESAGEQCYVEVKNVTLVVDRIAAFPDAVSERGTKHLKELMRLRRRGQRAVLLFVIQRTDVQSLRPADEIDAEYGRWLRRAAKAGVEIFPYRAKVTSRGIVLKEAVPLRI
- a CDS encoding FAD binding domain-containing protein, producing the protein MMPLRRFAIHRPADLGEAAEMLDHYGENGTLYAGGTELLLAMRHDLLRYEHLIDIKAVAGLDGIERRDGHLHIGAGATHRTIERSAVVRELLPVMADMEANVANVRVRATGTLGGNLCFAEPHSDPATLLLALEGTAQAQGKAGERTLAMDELIAGAYDNSLGQDEVLTGVDVPLLGPTQRAAYLKFQVHERPLLGLALLLDLSEDGGEIRAARCAVGCVSPTPCRSSAAETLIAGPADAAGERLQQAADALADEAALTDDREGSAEYKRHLIGVLLRRGAGKCLDANG